In Streptomyces durocortorensis, a genomic segment contains:
- a CDS encoding MFS transporter, with protein MTQTTVSAARDDGRRPPRETRRRPRVHRAWIVAAVTFVTIIGGAAFNSLPGLLIDPLHTEFGWSRGEIGLAVSIDMALYGLTAPFAAALMDRFGIRRVVATALTMVAAGALASVWMTASWQLMIYWGLLVGLGTGSMAMAFAATVTNRWFVARRGLVTGILTAAGASGQLVFLPLCAWIVVEHGWRPASVTVALAALVVVPFVWLLMRDHPADTGLAPYGGEYVDKPAPARGVARRTVKVLFDAARTGPFWLLAGTFAICGATTNGLVRTHFVPSAHDHGMPVTAAASLLAVIGVFDVIGTIFSGWLTDRFDARRLLAVYYALRGISLLFLPMLMAPEVRPSMVFFIVFYGLDWVATVPPTLALCREQYGDDSAIVFGWVLASHQVGAAVVAFLGGVARDVFGSYDVVWYASGALCATAALMALVIRRGPRSGAGAGVSP; from the coding sequence GTGACCCAGACAACCGTGAGCGCTGCCCGAGACGACGGGCGACGGCCGCCCCGTGAGACGCGCCGCCGCCCCCGCGTCCACCGGGCGTGGATCGTGGCCGCCGTCACCTTCGTGACGATCATCGGCGGCGCGGCCTTCAACTCCCTGCCCGGCCTGCTGATCGACCCGCTCCACACGGAGTTCGGCTGGTCGCGGGGCGAGATCGGGCTCGCGGTCTCCATCGACATGGCGCTGTACGGGCTGACGGCCCCGTTCGCCGCCGCGCTGATGGACCGGTTCGGCATCCGGCGGGTCGTGGCGACCGCGCTGACCATGGTGGCGGCCGGGGCGCTGGCGAGCGTCTGGATGACGGCCTCCTGGCAGTTGATGATCTATTGGGGGCTGCTCGTCGGCCTCGGCACCGGGTCCATGGCGATGGCGTTCGCCGCGACCGTCACCAACCGCTGGTTCGTGGCCCGCCGGGGCCTGGTCACCGGCATCCTCACCGCGGCGGGCGCCTCCGGACAGCTGGTCTTCCTCCCGCTCTGCGCCTGGATCGTCGTCGAGCACGGCTGGCGGCCCGCCTCGGTCACCGTCGCCCTCGCGGCCCTGGTCGTCGTCCCGTTCGTCTGGCTCCTGATGCGCGACCACCCGGCCGACACGGGCCTCGCCCCGTACGGCGGGGAGTACGTGGACAAGCCCGCGCCCGCCCGGGGCGTCGCGCGCCGCACGGTGAAGGTGCTGTTCGACGCGGCGCGCACCGGACCGTTCTGGCTGCTGGCCGGAACGTTCGCGATCTGCGGGGCCACCACCAACGGACTGGTCCGCACCCACTTCGTCCCGTCCGCCCACGACCACGGCATGCCGGTCACGGCGGCCGCCTCGCTGCTCGCGGTGATCGGGGTCTTCGACGTCATCGGCACCATCTTCTCGGGCTGGCTGACCGACCGCTTCGACGCGCGCAGGCTGCTGGCCGTCTACTACGCGCTGCGCGGGATCTCTCTGCTGTTCCTGCCGATGCTGATGGCGCCCGAGGTGCGGCCGTCGATGGTCTTCTTCATCGTGTTCTACGGTCTTGACTGGGTGGCCACCGTCCCGCCGACGCTGGCGCTGTGCCGGGAGCAGTACGGCGACGACAGCGCGATCGTCTTCGGCTGGGTGCTGGCCTCGCACCAGGTGGGCGCGGCAGTGGTGGCGTTCCTCGGCGGGGTGGCCCGGGACGTGTTCGGCAGCTACGACGTGGTCTGGTACGCGTCGGGGGCGCTGTGTGCGACGGCGGCCCTGATGGCGCTGGTGATCCGCCGGGGCCCGCGGTCGGGTGCCGGGGCCGGGGTCAGTCCCTGA
- a CDS encoding acyl-CoA dehydrogenase family protein, with protein MDFRFTSEDDDFRTEARAWLESHLAHTPAPAPRAWERELGRAGWIGLGWPGEDGEGYGNRRATLTQQVVWAEEYARSTAPARMGHIGENLLAPTLIAYGTEEQKHRHLPPVARGETLWCQGYSEPGAGSDLAGVRTVAAPDGTGGYAVTGQKIWTSLAQDADWCFVLARTEPGSTRRHGLSFLLVDMDQPGRIDVRPIRQMTGTSEFNEVFFDGARAAEAVGGEGNGWQVAMGLLALERGVSTLAQQIGFAAELEGVVRAAEASGASEDPVIRARLVRQWAELVTMRRHALRTLGATGDPGAPSVSKLLWGGWHQRLGELAVEVSGEAGAVGQRPWLPARPYELTGAQHLFLFTRADTIYGGSDEIQRNIIAERVLGLPREPR; from the coding sequence ATGGACTTTCGCTTCACGTCCGAGGACGACGATTTCCGCACCGAAGCCCGCGCCTGGCTGGAATCCCATCTCGCCCACACCCCCGCCCCCGCCCCCCGCGCGTGGGAACGCGAGCTGGGCCGGGCGGGCTGGATCGGGCTCGGCTGGCCCGGCGAGGACGGCGAGGGCTACGGCAACCGCCGCGCCACCCTCACCCAACAGGTCGTCTGGGCCGAGGAGTACGCCCGCTCCACCGCCCCCGCCCGCATGGGCCACATCGGGGAGAACCTCCTCGCCCCGACCCTCATCGCGTACGGCACCGAGGAGCAGAAGCACCGCCATCTGCCCCCCGTCGCCCGGGGCGAGACCCTGTGGTGCCAGGGGTACAGCGAACCGGGCGCCGGGTCCGACCTCGCGGGTGTGCGGACCGTCGCCGCCCCGGACGGGACCGGCGGGTACGCCGTGACCGGGCAGAAGATCTGGACCTCGCTCGCCCAGGACGCCGACTGGTGCTTCGTCCTCGCCCGCACCGAACCCGGTTCCACCCGTCGCCACGGCCTCTCCTTCCTCCTGGTCGACATGGACCAGCCGGGCAGGATCGACGTACGGCCGATCCGGCAGATGACCGGGACCAGCGAGTTCAACGAGGTGTTCTTCGACGGGGCCCGGGCCGCCGAGGCGGTCGGCGGGGAGGGCAACGGCTGGCAGGTCGCCATGGGCCTCCTCGCCCTGGAGCGGGGGGTCTCCACCCTGGCCCAGCAGATCGGGTTCGCCGCCGAGCTGGAGGGCGTCGTGCGCGCCGCCGAGGCGAGCGGGGCCTCCGAGGACCCGGTCATCAGAGCCCGGCTCGTACGCCAGTGGGCCGAGCTGGTCACCATGCGCCGGCACGCCCTGCGCACCCTGGGCGCCACCGGCGACCCGGGCGCGCCCAGTGTGTCGAAGCTGCTGTGGGGCGGCTGGCACCAGCGGCTCGGCGAGCTGGCGGTGGAGGTGAGCGGCGAGGCGGGGGCCGTCGGGCAGCGACCCTGGTTACCGGCGCGCCCCTACGAACTCACCGGCGCACAGCACCTGTTCCTCTTCACCCGGGCCGACACCATCTACGGCGGCTCCGACGAGATCCAGCGGAACATCATCGCCGAGCGGGTGCTCGGCCTACCGAGGGAGCCGAGATGA
- a CDS encoding acyl-CoA dehydrogenase, with protein sequence MDLAYTKAEEEFRGRLREWLAAVLPGLPAKPSPDDWPARRAYDTTWQRMLYDAGYAGLHWPVDAGGRGATPTQHLIFLEETEKAGAPYVGANFVGLLHAGPTVAAEGTAEQRARWLPPVLRGDEVWCQGFSEPDAGSDLAALRTRAVRDGDDYVISGSKIWTSHAEVADWCELLVRTDPKAPKHRGISWLAMPMDAPGITVRPLRTLAGSTEFAEMFLDEVRVPVRNRVGAENDGWRVTMVTLSFERGTAFVGEVVACRRTLDVLADEARSNGRWDDPVLRRRLGRLNAELRSLWRLTEWNVSESQRTGGVPGIGGSVFKLRYSGVRQELYEAAAEVLGADAFDMDREWVLDRLSSLSYTIAAGTSQIQRNIVAERILGLPKGR encoded by the coding sequence GTGGATCTCGCGTACACGAAGGCCGAGGAGGAGTTCCGGGGGCGGCTGCGGGAGTGGCTGGCGGCCGTGCTCCCCGGCCTGCCCGCCAAGCCCTCGCCCGACGACTGGCCCGCGCGCCGGGCGTACGACACGACCTGGCAGCGGATGCTGTACGACGCCGGGTACGCGGGCCTGCACTGGCCGGTCGACGCGGGCGGGCGGGGTGCGACCCCGACCCAGCACCTGATCTTCCTGGAGGAGACGGAGAAGGCCGGAGCGCCCTATGTCGGGGCGAACTTCGTCGGGCTGCTGCACGCCGGGCCAACCGTCGCCGCCGAGGGCACGGCCGAGCAGCGGGCCCGCTGGCTGCCCCCGGTGCTGCGCGGCGACGAGGTCTGGTGCCAGGGGTTCAGCGAGCCGGACGCGGGGTCCGACCTGGCCGCACTGCGGACGCGGGCGGTGCGCGACGGCGACGACTACGTGATCAGCGGCAGCAAGATCTGGACCTCGCACGCGGAGGTCGCCGACTGGTGCGAACTGCTCGTGCGTACGGACCCGAAGGCGCCGAAGCACCGGGGGATCAGCTGGCTCGCGATGCCGATGGACGCGCCCGGCATCACGGTCCGCCCGCTGCGGACCCTGGCGGGGTCCACGGAGTTCGCGGAGATGTTCCTCGACGAGGTCAGGGTGCCGGTACGCAACCGGGTCGGGGCCGAGAACGACGGCTGGCGGGTCACCATGGTCACCCTCTCCTTCGAACGCGGTACGGCCTTCGTCGGCGAGGTCGTGGCCTGCCGCCGCACCCTGGACGTGCTCGCCGACGAGGCCCGGTCCAACGGGCGCTGGGACGACCCGGTGCTGCGGCGGAGGCTGGGCCGGTTGAACGCCGAGCTGCGGTCCCTGTGGCGGCTCACCGAGTGGAACGTCAGCGAGTCCCAGCGCACGGGCGGGGTCCCGGGTATCGGCGGCTCGGTCTTCAAGCTGCGCTACTCCGGGGTCCGCCAGGAGCTGTACGAGGCGGCGGCGGAGGTGCTGGGCGCTGACGCGTTCGACATGGACCGGGAATGGGTCCTGGACCGGCTCTCCTCCCTCTCGTACACGATCGCGGCGGGCACCTCGCAGATCCAGCGGAACATCGTCGCCGAGCGCATCCTCGGCCTGCCGAAGGGGCGCTGA
- a CDS encoding acyl-CoA dehydrogenase family protein, whose product MDFQLSDDQRALRSGMRDLLGAVFDRDRLRAAVERGGAVDRGLWRELGAAGFFALRLPEAEGGVGLGLPEAVLLFEEAGRALLPGPLVATHLAAGLVKGAAEGEAVVTAADGRLPVAHLGEADAVLAGAGALAGEALRACAAAARPVRSMDPLTPLHRMPSAERTTAHSERFRCEAALLTAAEQLGSAARTTEAAVQHAGEREQFGSPIGSFQAVKHLCADMLARTEPARAAVYAAAVTGDPVEIAAAKLLADEAAVRNARDCLQIHGGMGFTWEADVHLHLKRAWLRSACWLGGAAAEELLAADLGAAGPLPGSSAAYGRAGVEAGGGG is encoded by the coding sequence GTGGACTTCCAGCTCTCGGACGACCAGCGGGCCCTGCGGTCCGGGATGCGCGACCTGCTCGGGGCGGTGTTCGACCGGGACCGGCTGCGGGCGGCGGTGGAGCGGGGCGGGGCGGTGGACCGGGGCCTGTGGCGGGAGCTGGGCGCGGCCGGGTTCTTCGCGCTGCGGCTCCCGGAGGCGGAGGGCGGGGTGGGGCTCGGACTCCCGGAAGCCGTGCTGCTCTTCGAGGAGGCGGGCCGGGCACTGCTGCCGGGCCCGCTGGTCGCCACCCACCTCGCGGCGGGCCTGGTGAAGGGGGCCGCGGAGGGCGAGGCGGTGGTGACGGCGGCGGACGGGCGGCTGCCGGTGGCGCACCTGGGGGAGGCGGACGCGGTGCTGGCGGGCGCGGGGGCGCTCGCCGGGGAGGCGCTGCGCGCCTGTGCGGCCGCCGCCCGGCCCGTACGGTCGATGGACCCGCTCACGCCGCTGCACCGGATGCCGTCGGCGGAGCGCACCACGGCGCACTCGGAGCGGTTCCGGTGCGAGGCCGCGCTGCTGACCGCCGCCGAACAGCTCGGCAGCGCCGCCCGGACCACCGAGGCGGCCGTTCAACACGCCGGGGAGCGCGAGCAGTTCGGATCGCCCATCGGATCGTTCCAGGCGGTCAAACATCTCTGCGCCGACATGCTCGCCCGCACCGAACCGGCCCGCGCCGCCGTGTACGCGGCAGCGGTCACCGGCGATCCGGTGGAGATCGCGGCGGCCAAGCTGCTCGCCGACGAGGCGGCCGTCCGCAACGCCCGCGACTGCCTCCAGATCCATGGCGGAATGGGCTTCACCTGGGAGGCAGATGTTCACCTCCACCTCAAACGGGCCTGGCTGCGGTCCGCGTGCTGGCTCGGCGGGGCGGCGGCCGAGGAGCTGCTCGCCGCCGATCTGGGGGCCGCAGGGCCGCTTCCCGGCAGCTCGGCGGCGTACGGTCGCGCAGGCGTGGAAGCCGGGGGTGGAGGGTGA
- a CDS encoding ribosomal maturation YjgA family protein, with protein sequence MEKPTGTASIPEAAHVRRRPPSALRARAVAAAAAVLTVAAGLAVRAGADGAFAKYAGSALYTVLLCALAALCAPRARPVAVAGAALALSWAVEFLQLTGVPADLSARSTAARLVLGSTFNAPDLFWYAAGAAAAWAVHTGARRR encoded by the coding sequence ATGGAGAAGCCGACAGGGACCGCGTCCATTCCCGAGGCGGCACACGTCCGTCGCCGCCCGCCCTCCGCGCTCCGGGCCCGCGCGGTGGCGGCGGCCGCGGCCGTCCTCACCGTGGCCGCGGGCCTCGCCGTACGCGCCGGGGCCGACGGCGCCTTCGCCAAGTACGCGGGGAGCGCGCTCTACACGGTGCTGCTCTGCGCGCTGGCCGCCCTGTGCGCGCCCCGCGCGCGGCCGGTCGCGGTGGCGGGCGCCGCACTCGCCCTGAGCTGGGCGGTCGAGTTCCTCCAGCTCACCGGGGTGCCCGCCGACCTCTCGGCGCGGAGCACGGCCGCCCGGCTGGTCCTCGGCTCGACGTTCAACGCCCCGGACCTGTTCTGGTACGCGGCGGGCGCGGCGGCGGCCTGGGCCGTCCACACGGGGGCCCGGAGGCGCTGA
- a CDS encoding Zn-dependent alcohol dehydrogenase, with protein MRGVVFDGTRTEVVDDLEIREPGPGEVLVAVAAAGLCHSDLSVIDGTIPFPVPVVLGHEGAGVVEAVGPGVSHVRPGDHVALSTLANCGACAQCDRGRPTMCRRAIGRPGRPFSRAGEELFQFASNSAFAERTLVRAVQAVKIPADLPLTSAALIGCGVLTGVGAVLNRAKVDRGDSVVVIGTGGIGLNVLQGARLAGALTVVAVDSNPAKEAVARQFGATHFLTSADGVRDILPAGADHAFECVGRTELIRQAIDLLDRHGQAVLLGVPAASAEASFVVSSMYLDKSILGCRYGSSRPQRDIALYADLYREGRLLLDELVTETYPVEDFAKAADDAHHGRVARGVLVF; from the coding sequence ATGAGAGGCGTCGTCTTCGACGGCACACGGACCGAGGTCGTGGACGACCTGGAGATACGCGAACCGGGCCCGGGGGAGGTCCTGGTGGCGGTGGCCGCCGCCGGTCTCTGCCACAGCGACCTGTCGGTGATCGACGGCACGATCCCCTTTCCGGTCCCCGTCGTGCTCGGCCACGAGGGCGCGGGCGTGGTGGAGGCGGTGGGCCCCGGCGTCAGCCACGTACGGCCCGGTGATCACGTCGCGCTGTCCACCCTCGCCAACTGCGGGGCCTGCGCCCAGTGCGACCGGGGCAGGCCGACGATGTGCAGGAGAGCGATCGGCCGCCCGGGAAGACCGTTCTCGCGCGCCGGCGAGGAACTCTTCCAGTTCGCCTCCAACTCGGCTTTCGCGGAACGTACGTTGGTGCGTGCCGTGCAGGCCGTGAAGATCCCGGCCGACCTGCCCCTCACCTCCGCCGCCCTGATCGGCTGCGGGGTCCTCACCGGTGTCGGGGCCGTACTCAACCGGGCGAAGGTCGACCGGGGTGACAGCGTCGTGGTCATCGGCACCGGCGGTATCGGCCTCAACGTGCTCCAGGGGGCCCGGCTGGCGGGTGCGCTCACCGTCGTCGCCGTCGACAGCAACCCGGCGAAGGAGGCGGTGGCCCGGCAGTTCGGCGCCACACACTTCCTGACGAGCGCCGACGGCGTACGCGACATCCTCCCCGCCGGCGCCGACCACGCCTTCGAGTGCGTCGGCCGCACCGAGCTGATCCGGCAGGCGATCGACCTGCTCGACCGGCACGGACAGGCGGTGCTGTTGGGCGTACCGGCGGCGAGTGCCGAGGCGTCGTTCGTCGTCTCCTCGATGTACCTGGACAAGTCGATCCTCGGCTGCCGTTACGGCTCCTCGCGGCCGCAGCGCGACATCGCCCTGTACGCGGACCTGTACCGGGAGGGCCGGCTGCTGCTGGACGAGCTGGTGACGGAGACGTACCCGGTGGAGGACTTCGCCAAGGCGGCTGACGACGCGCATCACGGGAGGGTGGCGCGGGGGGTCCTGGTCTTCTGA
- a CDS encoding SDR family oxidoreductase produces the protein MGNFLAGRVVAVTGAGRGIGRAVALAAAAEGARVVVNDYGVSVEGSEPTSEIARSVVKEIEAAGGEAVAVADDISTMAGGQRIVDTALAEYGRLDGVVCVAGILRERMLFNMSEEEWDPVLATHLKGTFTVFRAASAVMRKQEGGGTLIGFTSGNHQGSVSQANYSAAKGGVISLVRSAALGLHKYGVTANAVAPVARTRMSAGVPMELKEIGEPEDVAALVVYLLSDRAREERITGQVYTIAGPKIAVWAQPRELRAGYAEGPWTPERIADFLPGTVGTDPMPMLARLEEMAAAARSGSRPNQ, from the coding sequence ATGGGGAACTTCTTGGCAGGCAGGGTGGTCGCCGTGACGGGGGCCGGCCGGGGCATCGGGCGGGCGGTCGCGCTCGCCGCGGCGGCGGAGGGGGCGCGGGTCGTCGTCAACGACTACGGCGTCTCCGTCGAGGGCTCCGAGCCGACCAGCGAGATAGCCCGGTCCGTCGTCAAGGAGATCGAGGCGGCGGGCGGCGAGGCGGTCGCGGTGGCCGACGACATCTCCACGATGGCGGGCGGACAGCGGATCGTGGACACCGCGCTGGCGGAGTACGGCCGGCTCGACGGGGTGGTCTGCGTGGCCGGGATTCTGCGCGAGCGGATGCTGTTCAACATGTCCGAGGAGGAGTGGGACCCGGTCCTGGCCACCCACCTCAAGGGCACGTTCACGGTCTTCCGGGCGGCCTCGGCGGTGATGCGCAAGCAGGAGGGCGGCGGCACGCTGATCGGCTTCACCAGCGGCAACCACCAGGGCAGCGTCTCCCAGGCCAACTACAGCGCGGCCAAGGGCGGCGTCATCTCGCTGGTCCGCAGTGCGGCGCTCGGCCTGCACAAGTACGGCGTGACGGCGAACGCGGTCGCCCCGGTCGCCCGGACCCGGATGTCCGCCGGGGTCCCGATGGAGCTGAAGGAGATCGGCGAGCCGGAGGACGTGGCGGCGCTGGTGGTCTACCTGCTCAGCGACCGGGCGCGGGAGGAGAGGATCACCGGCCAGGTGTACACGATCGCGGGCCCCAAGATCGCGGTCTGGGCCCAGCCGAGGGAGCTGCGGGCCGGTTACGCGGAGGGCCCCTGGACCCCGGAGCGGATCGCGGACTTCCTCCCGGGGACGGTGGGCACCGACCCGATGCCGATGCTGGCGCGGCTGGAGGAGATGGCGGCGGCGGCGAGGTCGGGGTCCCGGCCGAACCAATGA
- a CDS encoding amidohydrolase family protein produces MTDTELPRIVSVDDHVIEPAHLFAAWLPAKYRERGPQPLTAGIGELAYTGGKYVITMDPDGPPADWWIYEDLKFPYKRNIAAVGFDRDDMTLEGITRAEMRPGCWDPAERLKDMDLNHVEASLCFPTFPRFCGQTFAEAHDKEVALACVRAYNDWMVEEWCGDSGGRLIPLCIIPLWDIGLAVAEIKRNAARGVRAVTFSEIPTHLGLPSIHTGYWDPFFAVCQETGTVVNMHIGSSSQMPAASPDAPPAVQASLSFNNAMASMMDFLFSGVLVKFPTLKLAYSEGQMGWIPYALERADDVWEEHRAWGGVRDLIPEPPSTYYYRQMFCCFFRDKHGISALDVVGRDNATFETDYPHVDSTFPHTKEVALDHVKGLDEETVYKLMRGNAIRMLGLDLDK; encoded by the coding sequence ATGACGGACACGGAACTGCCTCGGATCGTCAGCGTCGACGACCATGTGATCGAGCCCGCGCACCTCTTCGCCGCCTGGCTCCCCGCGAAGTACCGCGAGCGGGGGCCGCAGCCGCTGACGGCGGGCATCGGGGAGCTGGCGTACACGGGCGGGAAGTACGTCATCACGATGGACCCGGACGGGCCGCCGGCCGACTGGTGGATCTACGAGGACCTGAAGTTCCCGTACAAGCGGAACATCGCCGCCGTCGGCTTCGACCGCGACGACATGACCCTGGAGGGAATCACCCGGGCCGAGATGCGCCCCGGCTGCTGGGACCCGGCCGAACGGCTCAAGGACATGGACCTCAACCACGTCGAGGCCTCCCTCTGCTTCCCGACCTTCCCGCGCTTCTGCGGGCAGACCTTCGCCGAGGCGCACGACAAGGAGGTCGCCCTCGCCTGCGTACGCGCCTACAACGACTGGATGGTCGAGGAGTGGTGCGGCGACAGCGGCGGACGCCTCATCCCGCTCTGCATCATCCCGCTCTGGGACATCGGCCTCGCGGTGGCGGAGATCAAGCGGAACGCGGCGCGGGGCGTACGGGCGGTCACCTTCTCCGAGATCCCCACCCACCTGGGGCTCCCGTCCATCCACACCGGCTACTGGGACCCGTTCTTCGCGGTCTGCCAGGAGACCGGCACGGTCGTCAACATGCACATCGGGTCCAGCTCCCAGATGCCCGCGGCCTCCCCGGACGCGCCCCCGGCCGTGCAGGCCTCGCTCTCCTTCAACAACGCGATGGCCTCGATGATGGACTTCCTCTTCAGCGGGGTGCTGGTGAAGTTCCCGACGCTGAAACTGGCTTACAGCGAGGGCCAGATGGGGTGGATACCGTACGCCCTGGAGCGCGCCGACGACGTGTGGGAGGAGCACCGGGCCTGGGGCGGGGTGCGCGATCTGATCCCCGAGCCGCCGTCCACGTACTACTACCGGCAGATGTTCTGCTGCTTCTTCCGCGACAAGCACGGCATCTCCGCGCTCGACGTCGTCGGGCGGGACAACGCCACCTTCGAGACCGATTACCCGCACGTGGACTCGACCTTCCCGCACACCAAGGAGGTCGCGCTCGACCACGTCAAGGGACTGGACGAGGAGACCGTCTACAAACTGATGCGCGGAAACGCCATCCGGATGCTCGGCCTGGACCTGGACAAGTAG
- a CDS encoding cyclase family protein, which translates to MSLPAAFHEIAERVNNWGRWGEEDERGTLNLITDAVVREAAATVRTGRRIPLALPLQQDGVQSGLIPGRVNPLHTMVQINQEIFGPGTVATSDDAVTMGLQAATHWDALTHASHSGKIYNGRPADTITAHAGARFSSIAAVGHLVSRGVLLDVARARGVDRLPGDHAVTPEDLSAAEEFGGARVRAGDVVLVRTGQVQVALAGDRHAYGYPSPGLSVHTPEWFHARDVAAVANDTLTFEIFPPEIEDLWMPVHALHLVEMGMLQGQNWNLEALSTACAEEGRCAFLLTATPEPFTGATGSPVAPVAVL; encoded by the coding sequence ATGTCCCTGCCCGCCGCGTTCCACGAGATCGCCGAGCGCGTGAACAACTGGGGCCGCTGGGGGGAGGAGGACGAGCGCGGGACGCTCAACCTGATCACCGACGCCGTCGTACGGGAGGCCGCAGCCACCGTCCGCACCGGCCGCCGGATACCGCTCGCCCTGCCGCTCCAGCAGGACGGGGTGCAGAGCGGGCTGATCCCGGGCCGGGTCAATCCGCTGCACACGATGGTCCAGATCAACCAGGAGATCTTCGGCCCCGGCACGGTCGCCACCAGCGACGACGCCGTCACGATGGGGCTCCAGGCCGCGACCCACTGGGACGCCCTCACCCACGCCTCGCACAGCGGGAAGATCTACAACGGCCGCCCGGCGGACACGATCACGGCGCACGCCGGAGCGCGGTTCTCGTCAATCGCCGCCGTGGGCCACCTCGTCTCGCGCGGCGTACTTCTTGATGTCGCGCGCGCCCGGGGCGTGGACCGGCTGCCGGGCGATCACGCCGTCACGCCGGAGGACCTGTCGGCGGCGGAGGAGTTCGGAGGCGCACGGGTACGGGCCGGGGACGTCGTGCTCGTACGGACCGGGCAGGTGCAGGTGGCGCTGGCCGGGGACCGGCACGCGTACGGCTATCCGTCACCGGGGCTCTCCGTGCACACGCCCGAGTGGTTCCACGCGCGGGATGTGGCCGCCGTCGCCAACGACACCCTGACCTTCGAGATCTTTCCGCCGGAGATCGAGGACCTGTGGATGCCGGTGCACGCCCTGCACCTGGTGGAGATGGGCATGCTCCAGGGCCAGAACTGGAACCTGGAGGCGCTGTCCACCGCCTGTGCGGAGGAGGGACGGTGCGCGTTCCTGCTCACGGCCACGCCGGAGCCGTTCACCGGGGCCACCGGCTCTCCGGTCGCCCCGGTCGCGGTCCTGTGA
- a CDS encoding ATP-binding protein: MQVLQVQLEVGPDPAEVGRARKWARSRLVGSGIGDDEPLAETLILLISELVTNAVVHTGCPAVLRMLFGGTEASGAGGTVRVEVADASDRPPLQRHAEGDDTNGRGLELVDGLADRWGWQPEGAGKQIWCEVDRSAPVRPQETPTVVIQGGETCEPPTCVFTNLA; the protein is encoded by the coding sequence GTGCAGGTGCTTCAGGTTCAGCTGGAGGTCGGTCCGGATCCCGCAGAGGTGGGGCGGGCCCGTAAGTGGGCGCGGTCGCGCCTGGTCGGTTCCGGGATAGGCGATGACGAGCCGCTCGCCGAAACGCTCATCCTGCTGATCTCGGAGCTGGTCACCAACGCGGTCGTCCACACGGGCTGCCCGGCTGTGCTGCGGATGCTGTTCGGCGGGACCGAAGCCTCCGGGGCGGGCGGCACGGTCCGGGTGGAGGTCGCGGACGCCAGCGACCGCCCGCCGCTCCAGCGTCACGCGGAGGGCGACGACACCAACGGCCGGGGCCTGGAGCTGGTGGACGGCCTCGCGGACCGCTGGGGCTGGCAGCCGGAGGGCGCCGGGAAGCAGATCTGGTGCGAGGTCGACCGGAGCGCGCCGGTGCGACCCCAGGAGACGCCCACGGTGGTCATCCAGGGCGGCGAGACGTGCGAGCCGCCCACGTGCGTCTTCACCAACCTGGCCTGA
- a CDS encoding GlxA family transcriptional regulator: protein MPHRVVVLALDGLLPFELGIPQRIFGRSVSMEPGGPSKPLYNVVTCSVRPPGPVRTDADFSVLVEHGPELLATADTVVVPASYELGPVFEEGRLTEDLAAALARVRPGTRMVSICTGSYVLAAAGYLDGRPATTHWASADHFQRTFPQVRVDPGVLFIDDGDVLTSAGVAAGIDLCLHLVRRDHGAAVANEVARRTVVPPHRDGGQAQYIHRPLPEPQFATTTAARAWALARLERPILLRDMAEQEAMSVRTFTRRFREEVGISPGQWLTQQRVERARHLLESTDLSIDQVARDAGFGTATSLRQHLQAALGVPPTVYRRTFRASANT, encoded by the coding sequence ATGCCGCACCGCGTCGTCGTCCTGGCCCTCGACGGACTGCTCCCCTTCGAACTGGGTATTCCGCAGCGGATCTTCGGCCGCTCCGTCAGCATGGAGCCGGGCGGACCGAGCAAGCCTCTGTACAACGTCGTGACCTGCTCGGTCCGCCCGCCGGGGCCGGTCCGTACGGACGCGGACTTCTCCGTCCTCGTGGAGCACGGCCCGGAGCTGCTGGCCACCGCCGACACGGTCGTCGTCCCCGCCTCCTACGAGCTGGGCCCGGTATTCGAGGAGGGCAGGCTCACCGAGGACCTGGCGGCCGCGCTCGCCCGGGTCCGGCCCGGCACCCGGATGGTGTCCATCTGCACCGGCAGCTACGTCCTGGCCGCAGCCGGGTATCTCGACGGCCGACCCGCCACCACGCACTGGGCCTCCGCCGACCATTTCCAGCGGACGTTCCCGCAGGTCCGCGTCGACCCGGGCGTCCTGTTCATCGACGACGGGGACGTTCTCACCTCCGCCGGGGTCGCCGCCGGTATCGACCTGTGCCTGCACCTCGTGCGCCGCGACCACGGCGCGGCCGTCGCGAACGAGGTCGCCCGCCGCACGGTGGTCCCCCCGCACCGGGACGGCGGCCAGGCCCAGTACATCCACCGGCCCCTCCCCGAACCGCAGTTCGCGACCACCACCGCCGCCCGGGCCTGGGCGCTCGCCCGGCTGGAGCGGCCGATCCTGCTGCGGGACATGGCGGAGCAGGAGGCGATGAGCGTACGGACGTTCACCCGCCGCTTCCGCGAGGAGGTCGGGATCAGCCCCGGCCAGTGGCTCACGCAGCAGCGCGTTGAGCGGGCCCGCCACCTGCTGGAGTCGACGGACCTGTCGATCGACCAGGTCGCCCGGGACGCGGGCTTCGGCACGGCGACCTCCCTGCGCCAGCACCTCCAGGCGGCCCTGGGCGTGCCGCCGACGGTCTACCGGCGTACGTTCCGGGCCTCGGCGAACACCTAA